One genomic window of Coffea eugenioides isolate CCC68of chromosome 1, Ceug_1.0, whole genome shotgun sequence includes the following:
- the LOC113782547 gene encoding peptidyl-prolyl cis-trans isomerase CYP71, translated as MVGPGPAPQPRRKRPLQFEKAYLDSLPSANMYEKSYMHRDVVTHVAVSPAEFFITGSADGHLKFWKKKPIGIEFAKHFRSHLGPIEGLAVSVDGMLCCTISNDRSVKIYDVVNYDMMAMVRLPFIPGCAEWVYKQGDVKAKLAISDRNSSFVHIYDARAGTNEPIISREIHLGPIKVMKFNQVFDAVISADDKGIIEYWNPGTLKFPEDGIGFRLKTDTNLFEIVKCKTTVSTLEVSPDGMQFSITSPDRRIRVFWFRTGKLRRVYDESLEVAQDLQRSDVPLYRLEAIDFGRRMAVEKEFEKTENAPQPNAVFDESSNFLIYATLLGIKIINLQTNKVARILGKVESNDRFLRIALYQGDRGSKKVRKIPSAAVNANESKDPLTDPTLLCCAFKKYRIYLFSRREPEEPEDPTKGRDVFNEKPPADELLAVSELGKAVTTSLPDNVILHTTMGDIHMKLYPEECPKTVENFTTHCRNGYYDNLIFHRVIKGFMVQTGDPLGDGTGGQSIWGREFEDELHKSLRHDRPFTVSMANAGPNTNGSQFFITTVATPWLDNKHTVFGRVLKGMDVVQAIEKVKTDKADKPYQDVKILNVTVPKS; from the exons ATGGTCGGTCCTGGTCCGGCCCCACAACCACGACGCAAGCGCCCTCTTCAGTTCGAGAAGGCCTATCTCGACTCTCTGCCCTCCGCCAATAT GTATGAAAAGAGTTATATGCATCGTGATGTGGTCACTCATGTTGCTGTCTCACCTGCTGAATTTTTCATCACTGGAAGTGCCGATG GTCACTTGAAGTTCTGGAAGAAAAAGCCTATTGGAATTGAGTTTGCCAAGCATTTCAGATCTCACCTTGGACCGATCGAAGGTCTAGCT GTTAGTGTGGATGGTATGCTTTGCTGTACAATCTCAAATGATCGGTCAGTTAAAATATATGATGTAGTCAATTATGACATGATGGCCATGGTACGCCTCCCTTTCATACCTGGTTGTGCCGAATGGGTTTACAAACAAGGGGATGTCAAGGCTAAGTTGGCTATCAGTGACCGTAATTCCTCATTTGTACATATATATGATGCCAGAGCCGGCACAAATGAGCCCATCATATCTAGAGAG ATACACTTAGGGCCCATTAAAGTAATGAAGTTCAACCAGGTTTTTGACGCCGTCATCTCTGCAGATGATAAAGGAATTATTGAGTACTGGAATCCTGGCACGCTAAAGTTCCCTGAGGATGG GATTGGTTTTAGATTGAAAACTGATACAAATCTCTTTGAAATCGTGAAATGCAAGACTACAGTTTCTACTCTAGAG GTGAGCCCTGATGGTATGCAGTTTTCCATTACATCACCTGATCGTAGGATCCGCGTGTTCTGGTTCAGAACAGGGAAACTACGACGAGTTTATGATGAATCTCTTGAG GTGGCCCAAGATCTCCAGAGGAGTGATGTCCCTCTTTACAGGCTAGAAGCTATTGATTTTGGCAGACGCATGGCTGtagaaaaagaatttgaaaaaacAGAAAATGCACCTCAGCCTAATGCAGTTTTTGATGAAAGCTCAAATTTCCTTATTTATGCGACACTTCTAGGGATTAAA ATTATAAATCTACAAACAAATAAAGTTGCGAGAATCCTAGGGAAGGTGGAAAGTAATGACAGATTTTTGAGAATTGCCTTGTATCAAGGTGATCGAGGCAGTAAAAAAGTAAGGAAGATTCCTTCTGCTGCTGTAAATGCTAATGAAAGCAAGGACCCTCTGACAGATCCCACTCTCCTATGCTGTGCTTTCAAGAAGTATAGAATCTATTTATTCAG TCGGAGAGAACCTGAGGAACCAGAAGATCCAACTAAGGGAAGAGATGTATTCAATGAAAAGCCACCTGCTGATGAACTTCTGGCTGTATCAGAGCTTGGAAAGGCAGTCACAACATCCCTTCCGGATAATGTG ATCCTTCACACCACTATGGGTGACATTCATATGAAGCTATACCCTGAAGAGTGTCCAAAGACTGTAGAGAATTTTACAACGCATTGCAGAAATGGCTATTATGATAATCTGATTTTTCACCGGGTTATTAAAGGTTTCATGGTACAGACTGGAGATCCATTGGGAGATGGTACTGGCGGGCAATCCATATGGGGAAGGGAGTTTGAGGATGAATTGCACAAAAG CTTGCGGCATGATAGGCCTTTTACAGTATCAATGGCTAATGCTGGGCCGAACACAAATGGTTCTCAATTTTTTATCACCACTGTTGCCACTCCATGGTTGGATAACAAACATACAGTTTTTGGCAGAGTTTTAAAAGGAATGGATGTTGTACAG GCTATAGAGAAAGTAAAGACTGACAAGGCAGACAAGCCATACCAAGATGTAAAGATTTTGAATGTGACCGTTCCAAAGTCCTAG